From a single Lewinella sp. LCG006 genomic region:
- a CDS encoding RNA polymerase sigma factor, with protein sequence MTNDQQLWRALKAGDKKALAAIYQQEVDALFKYGCQITADQALVEDSIQDLFIELWKNSATLGDTDAIRQYLLVALRRKIIRHLKQGENRTARHLKVVDVNAHTAAADEVLLEAEETVTQQQTVGKALSLLSERQREILYLRYFEEMDYQHIATVLGINYQSVRNTASAGMKALRQLLGLLLIFFLYK encoded by the coding sequence ATGACCAATGATCAACAATTGTGGCGGGCCCTAAAAGCTGGGGATAAAAAAGCTTTGGCAGCGATCTATCAGCAAGAGGTAGATGCCCTGTTTAAGTATGGTTGCCAGATAACCGCGGATCAGGCTTTGGTGGAAGATAGTATTCAGGACCTGTTTATTGAGTTGTGGAAAAACAGCGCTACGCTCGGGGATACAGATGCTATCCGGCAATACTTATTGGTGGCGCTGCGGCGCAAAATTATCCGGCACCTAAAGCAAGGAGAAAACCGGACAGCGCGCCATTTGAAGGTTGTGGATGTAAATGCCCATACAGCAGCGGCAGACGAGGTATTGCTGGAAGCTGAGGAAACAGTAACCCAACAGCAAACAGTGGGTAAGGCCCTGAGTTTGTTGAGTGAGCGGCAGCGAGAAATCTTATACCTCCGGTATTTTGAGGAAATGGACTATCAGCATATTGCCACCGTTTTGGGTATCAATTACCAGTCAGTACGCAATACCGCTTCCGCGGGGATGAAGGCACTGCGTCAATTATTGGGCCTCTTGTTGATTTTTTTCCTTTATAAATAA
- a CDS encoding beta/gamma crystallin-related protein, with translation MKIQILFLSTLLGVLFSAMLSAASYGPPIKAFHRSDFQGERINIHADWSVNSPHDYWNDAINSLIVPRGYEAHLFEHGGFRGDYIVVRGQWSSRQDRYWYNRISSIRLVPIAHPRGHYHQGPPPSHICGPACNANCGYLPAPTITAFEHHSFGGASFTITGEWSAIYSDDFWNDRISSIYVPRGYAVILYEDAYYRGRSVVLEHSWSPYTSEDFWNDRVSSIRVVRR, from the coding sequence ATGAAAATACAAATCCTATTTCTTTCAACGCTCCTTGGTGTGCTGTTTTCCGCTATGCTCAGCGCCGCCAGCTATGGGCCACCGATCAAAGCCTTTCACCGCTCCGATTTTCAGGGCGAGCGAATAAACATCCACGCTGATTGGTCCGTGAACTCCCCACACGATTACTGGAACGACGCCATCAATTCCCTCATCGTCCCCCGTGGCTACGAAGCGCACTTGTTTGAGCATGGCGGTTTCCGGGGCGATTACATCGTCGTTCGGGGCCAGTGGTCCAGCCGTCAAGACCGCTATTGGTATAATCGTATTTCTTCCATCAGGCTCGTACCTATTGCCCATCCAAGAGGCCACTACCACCAGGGGCCACCACCCTCTCATATCTGTGGTCCTGCTTGCAACGCCAACTGTGGCTACCTTCCGGCGCCTACCATCACGGCCTTTGAGCACCACAGCTTCGGCGGAGCGTCCTTTACCATCACTGGTGAATGGTCGGCGATCTATTCCGATGATTTCTGGAACGATCGCATCAGCTCTATCTACGTCCCTCGGGGCTACGCCGTCATCCTTTATGAAGATGCCTATTATCGGGGCCGCTCCGTCGTACTTGAGCACAGTTGGAGCCCCTATACCAGCGAAGATTTCTGGAACGACCGGGTAAGTTCCATCCGGGTGGTTCGGCGTTAA
- a CDS encoding DUF3524 domain-containing protein produces the protein MIIHLFAPFFSGSHQRWAEGYARHSQHTVRLFTLPGRHWKWRMHGAAVQLAQAFLAQTEQPDLLLTTDMLDTATFLALTRKRTANLPVAVYFHENQLTYPWSPTDEDVPLQRDRHYGWLNYTSALAADTVLFNSHYHQQSFLSALPNYLQAFPDYQGLATVDQLAAKSQVLYLGMDLLSEKENKLSKGNTPILLWNHRWEYDKHPDAFFRICEQLKLDGLKFQLIVLGERYAKAPPVFAHAREVLKDEIIHWGFAKDKGEYTHWLQKATILPVTSKQDFFGGSIVEAMYHGVYPLLPNRLAYPEHIPHDFHAQHLYETEEELFEKLQQLILPSKAFTQHDIFRKWVAHYDWQQLASVYDQKMESVVKSGN, from the coding sequence ATGATCATCCACCTCTTCGCACCCTTTTTCAGTGGCAGCCACCAACGGTGGGCCGAAGGTTATGCCCGGCACAGTCAGCATACAGTTCGGCTCTTTACCCTACCGGGGCGCCACTGGAAATGGCGAATGCACGGTGCTGCCGTACAGTTGGCACAAGCATTTCTGGCGCAAACAGAGCAACCCGACTTATTGCTGACTACAGACATGCTTGATACGGCCACCTTTCTGGCGTTGACGCGCAAGAGGACGGCCAACTTACCCGTAGCGGTCTATTTTCACGAAAACCAGCTTACTTATCCTTGGTCTCCCACGGATGAAGATGTACCGTTGCAAAGAGATCGTCACTATGGCTGGCTCAATTACACCTCCGCCCTCGCTGCGGATACTGTGCTATTCAATTCTCATTATCACCAACAAAGTTTTCTCAGCGCATTACCCAACTACCTCCAGGCTTTCCCCGATTATCAAGGGCTCGCTACGGTCGACCAGCTTGCAGCAAAATCTCAGGTACTTTATCTCGGGATGGATCTACTCTCAGAAAAGGAGAACAAGCTCTCAAAAGGCAATACTCCTATATTGCTATGGAATCATCGCTGGGAATACGACAAACACCCCGATGCCTTCTTTCGAATCTGCGAGCAGTTAAAACTGGATGGGCTCAAGTTTCAGTTGATTGTCTTAGGCGAGCGATACGCTAAAGCACCGCCTGTTTTTGCTCACGCCCGAGAAGTGTTGAAGGACGAAATCATCCACTGGGGCTTTGCCAAGGACAAAGGAGAATATACCCATTGGCTACAAAAAGCGACCATCTTGCCCGTTACCAGCAAGCAGGATTTTTTTGGCGGCAGCATCGTCGAGGCCATGTATCACGGCGTCTACCCGCTACTTCCTAATCGGCTTGCTTATCCCGAGCATATTCCTCACGATTTCCACGCACAACATCTCTACGAAACGGAGGAGGAGCTTTTTGAAAAACTACAGCAACTTATTCTTCCTTCCAAAGCCTTTACCCAACATGACATCTTCCGCAAATGGGTGGCCCACTACGATTGGCAACAGCTGGCTTCCGTTTACGATCAAAAGATGGAAAGTGTTGTCAAATCAGGAAACTAG
- a CDS encoding CHAT domain-containing protein: MNHLQRVSCLCLIVMLFGTTFLRALNLENEYQATVDHIVELVKQQNFDLALTKTESALAHLEQIDSLYLFLDLIKSVGTQFRKEGQPKIAERIFINAIPDKLWRKPFSEEEKSKAAWLYVQVGYNYYVELGEYQKARNAYEFALQYLPKTELREDKVARYIFKELGNIYTRLGDYSAGETMLKEYISVMIELKQFDSAAKGYNDLGLLCQNWGHLEASMKAYQAGISLQGVSRTTKALLYTNFVDSFFADGKFVEAESALSKALQLLEIEEKLDNPYPTLHFLFSHVFKKQSFLHAEQGDFKAALTALDQEFHHLQLYYQNTQRREFGKHYVQKGLLFSKMKDYPKSLAQFQLALQSVLYNYSPKGQHDLPSPEACYAENTIMEALGGMATVYQEWNKAQPNTFYLEQALACYELMHTVEQALRQSYLYESSKLFNLEESREQSENAIRVAYQLYEKTHNKALLYQAFVFAERNRSSLLREAFRASKAAAQAGISEEELAEEGELQRAVSKAQEELFRLRSEEGVADSTLQAAEQTLLGAQDAIRNWLQALESRHPRYYQLKYADEVPTLAQLQQMLGRKEQLIEYFLGEEAIFVFKIDRKGIQLQKLSRPENLTPRILAWRGAIEHYQMPGADRTQLAADYQREAYRLYQELLAPVLQGTEGKSLLLVTSGMLDLLPFEALLTQEVAAGTPFNDYPYLLRDYPVSYTYAASLQWALLQLPRHQGAMGGFAPAFSGQSGWSALSCSADLLESAIGEASGNLFLGNSATIEQLQAQAKRYRLLHLATHAQANPEQGDFSFIVFSDGAGGYDSLFAKDLYLYDLETELVILSACETALGTLYNSEGVISLARAFHYAGARSVVNTLWQVNESANCDLVEGFYTFLNKGQDKRTALQQAKLSYLQNADPRGAHPVYWAGFQLLGNPRPMEAGFPWYGWLVGLMVVGLMVGYLRRRSKEKSEVGSGKSELLQEV, from the coding sequence TTGAATCACTTACAAAGGGTTTCCTGCTTATGCCTTATTGTGATGCTATTCGGCACAACATTTCTGCGTGCCCTCAACCTGGAGAATGAATACCAGGCCACAGTAGATCATATTGTAGAACTAGTGAAGCAACAAAATTTTGATCTTGCTTTAACGAAAACTGAATCCGCTTTAGCTCATTTAGAGCAAATTGATAGCTTGTACCTATTTCTGGATTTGATAAAATCAGTTGGCACTCAATTTAGAAAAGAAGGCCAGCCTAAGATAGCAGAGCGAATTTTCATTAATGCTATTCCTGATAAATTATGGAGAAAGCCTTTCTCCGAAGAGGAAAAATCAAAAGCGGCTTGGTTATATGTACAGGTTGGGTACAATTATTATGTGGAATTAGGAGAGTATCAAAAAGCTCGAAATGCCTACGAGTTTGCGCTTCAATATCTTCCCAAAACAGAATTGCGCGAAGATAAAGTTGCTAGGTATATCTTTAAAGAATTGGGTAATATCTATACCCGACTAGGAGATTACTCTGCTGGCGAGACGATGTTAAAGGAATATATCTCTGTAATGATTGAGTTGAAGCAATTTGATTCAGCAGCTAAAGGATACAATGATCTTGGGCTTTTGTGCCAAAATTGGGGGCATTTGGAAGCTTCCATGAAGGCATACCAAGCAGGAATAAGTTTACAGGGAGTTTCTAGAACTACTAAAGCACTACTGTATACCAATTTCGTAGATTCTTTTTTTGCTGATGGAAAATTTGTTGAAGCAGAAAGTGCACTTTCAAAAGCGCTGCAATTACTGGAAATTGAAGAAAAACTAGATAATCCATATCCTACACTTCATTTCTTATTTTCTCATGTTTTTAAAAAGCAATCCTTTCTCCACGCCGAACAAGGCGACTTCAAAGCTGCCTTAACCGCATTGGACCAAGAATTTCACCACCTCCAACTTTATTACCAAAACACCCAACGCCGAGAATTCGGCAAGCATTACGTCCAAAAGGGGTTGCTCTTTTCAAAGATGAAGGATTACCCCAAATCCCTCGCCCAGTTCCAGCTCGCCCTCCAATCGGTGCTTTACAATTATTCCCCCAAAGGACAACACGATCTCCCTTCTCCTGAAGCTTGCTACGCCGAAAATACCATTATGGAAGCACTGGGGGGCATGGCCACGGTTTACCAGGAATGGAACAAAGCGCAACCCAATACTTTTTACCTAGAGCAAGCCCTGGCCTGTTACGAACTGATGCATACCGTAGAACAGGCCTTGCGCCAAAGCTACCTCTACGAAAGCTCCAAACTCTTTAACCTGGAGGAAAGCCGCGAGCAAAGCGAAAATGCCATTCGAGTAGCCTATCAGCTTTACGAAAAAACGCACAACAAAGCGCTGCTCTACCAGGCCTTCGTTTTTGCGGAGCGCAACCGGAGTAGTCTCCTGCGCGAAGCTTTCCGGGCGAGTAAAGCCGCCGCACAGGCGGGCATCAGTGAGGAGGAATTGGCCGAAGAAGGCGAGCTGCAACGCGCCGTCAGCAAGGCCCAAGAGGAACTCTTCCGCCTGCGCAGCGAAGAAGGCGTGGCCGACAGCACCCTCCAGGCGGCCGAGCAAACCCTCCTCGGTGCACAGGACGCCATACGCAACTGGCTACAGGCCCTGGAAAGTCGCCACCCCCGCTATTATCAACTCAAGTACGCGGATGAAGTACCCACGCTGGCGCAGCTCCAACAAATGCTGGGCCGCAAGGAACAATTGATCGAATATTTCCTGGGAGAAGAAGCCATCTTCGTCTTCAAAATAGACCGCAAAGGGATTCAGCTCCAAAAACTCTCCCGGCCGGAGAACCTCACTCCACGAATACTCGCCTGGCGGGGAGCTATCGAGCACTACCAGATGCCCGGTGCAGACCGTACCCAACTTGCGGCCGATTACCAGCGCGAGGCTTATCGCTTGTACCAGGAGTTGCTGGCACCAGTACTGCAAGGTACCGAAGGGAAATCACTCTTGCTCGTCACCAGTGGAATGCTGGATTTGTTGCCTTTTGAGGCACTGCTCACGCAGGAGGTAGCGGCGGGCACCCCTTTCAATGATTATCCCTACCTCCTGCGAGACTATCCGGTCAGTTATACCTACGCCGCCAGCTTGCAGTGGGCCTTGCTACAGCTGCCACGCCACCAGGGAGCAATGGGAGGTTTTGCCCCCGCTTTCTCCGGGCAGTCGGGTTGGTCGGCCTTATCTTGTAGCGCCGATTTGTTGGAGTCTGCTATTGGGGAGGCTTCCGGCAATCTTTTCTTAGGGAATAGTGCTACCATTGAACAGCTGCAAGCCCAGGCAAAACGCTATCGACTTCTGCATTTGGCTACCCACGCGCAGGCCAATCCCGAGCAAGGTGATTTCTCTTTTATCGTTTTCAGCGACGGTGCTGGCGGCTACGATTCCCTCTTTGCCAAAGACCTCTATTTGTATGATCTGGAAACGGAGCTGGTCATCCTCAGTGCCTGTGAAACAGCGCTGGGAACCCTCTACAACAGCGAAGGTGTCATCAGCCTGGCCCGGGCCTTCCACTATGCTGGTGCCCGCTCGGTGGTGAACACGCTTTGGCAAGTCAACGAAAGCGCGAATTGCGATCTGGTGGAAGGGTTTTATACTTTCCTAAACAAAGGCCAAGATAAGCGCACGGCCCTTCAGCAAGCGAAATTAAGCTACCTGCAAAACGCCGACCCCCGAGGAGCACACCCCGTCTATTGGGCGGGTTTCCAGCTTTTGGGCAATCCAAGGCCCATGGAGGCTGGTTTCCCCTGGTATGGTTGGTTGGTTGGTTTGATGGTTGTGGGGTTGATGGTTGGATATTTGAGACGAAGAAGCAAGGAGAAGTCGGAGGTAGGAAGTGGGAAATCGGAATTGTTGCAGGAGGTGTAA
- a CDS encoding FecR family protein encodes MKQDYLTYTPEDLAQEDAFLQWVRGAASANAPAWKAWLAAHPDQLEKVETARALVASVQWEVPSLGEERKKNLWNAIDAATTEAQIEQLPQRRRTMWILAAAASIALLIAAGWWWTNATVATPVIASTARKEISKKILPDGSVISMNAVSNMTYTPANWKKERTILLEGEAFFEVKKGSPFIVKTSLGQVEVLGTSFNVEAREGIFRVNCYTGKVKVTTSTGETTILTPQEGVFLQDGKLQARPISNRNDIAWQDQIHYFDNVPLAEVFAALERQYAIDVQYPAEIAKRQYAGFFKSNDLEQALQTVCWPLNLQFSVTGQQVTISANGQ; translated from the coding sequence ATGAAGCAAGATTACTTAACATATACACCAGAAGACCTCGCCCAGGAAGACGCATTTCTTCAGTGGGTTCGCGGCGCAGCCTCTGCTAATGCCCCAGCATGGAAGGCGTGGCTGGCTGCTCATCCGGACCAGTTGGAGAAGGTGGAAACCGCTCGAGCACTGGTCGCTTCGGTGCAATGGGAGGTGCCTTCACTAGGTGAGGAGCGTAAGAAAAACCTTTGGAACGCGATCGATGCCGCTACAACTGAAGCACAAATTGAGCAGCTACCCCAGCGACGTCGTACCATGTGGATATTGGCGGCAGCTGCAAGCATAGCACTATTAATAGCCGCAGGTTGGTGGTGGACCAACGCCACCGTAGCGACACCAGTAATAGCAAGTACTGCACGTAAAGAAATCTCAAAAAAAATACTGCCAGATGGATCGGTGATAAGCATGAATGCAGTTTCGAACATGACTTACACCCCTGCCAACTGGAAAAAAGAAAGAACCATCCTACTGGAAGGGGAAGCCTTCTTTGAAGTAAAGAAAGGTAGCCCCTTTATTGTAAAAACCTCATTGGGGCAGGTAGAAGTATTGGGTACCAGCTTTAATGTAGAAGCACGCGAAGGAATCTTTCGTGTAAACTGCTACACTGGTAAAGTGAAAGTCACCACCAGCACCGGAGAAACGACTATTCTGACTCCTCAGGAGGGGGTGTTCCTGCAAGACGGTAAATTACAAGCACGCCCAATTAGCAACCGCAATGATATTGCTTGGCAAGATCAAATTCATTACTTCGATAATGTACCTTTGGCTGAGGTCTTTGCCGCGCTAGAACGCCAGTACGCCATTGATGTGCAGTATCCAGCGGAGATTGCAAAACGCCAGTACGCAGGCTTTTTCAAGAGCAATGACCTCGAACAAGCACTGCAAACCGTATGCTGGCCGTTGAATTTGCAATTTTCAGTGACTGGTCAGCAAGTGACGATCAGTGCCAATGGCCAATAA
- a CDS encoding carboxypeptidase-like regulatory domain-containing protein: MLIFSALPLLAQQRVTENFSATPLEEVFQVFGDKYGLLLAFDPAIVRGKSVSIHLQEEEVVRSFYQILAQSGLEYLTISEGQILIRPKVVSELAPALTYYQLNGHIKDETTGEPLAYATVFSPQLNKGTVTDEAGNFRFSCPDTIKGDLWLEARYLGYKPQQLKVGKATQAVFTLAALPQSIGAVIIVTDEAATLGLAPGEQAMVIRPNDKLPSLGGATDVLRNLQLLPGVAAFNDGSAALQVRGGNAEENLLLWDGMLLYGVDHFFGAFSAVNGALVSSVKLYKNTYPISYGGRTSSVVVMDSYPMTTAHHATQIELSSLLANASTRLKLTNNMELQIGGRSSLNNLAKNDLFGVLNQEVDLGNGNLLDLIEESRQIQVQPAYRFYDANVKWAWQASEKTYFDFNAYRSEDHYDYDYDLAFRTRNQGRLITNTTRFRENSDWANAAYSFRWQQVWSESWRSELTLGYSSFSIAEITSTELIREQLNGDFLFLINENTRNNDLEGWRFNWSHDYQLDDQQKIAFGLQGSQEAVSLQIAANNTATLLANDGREDQLGLFASYQWEKTKWLLEAGLHATYYSATAAVYPSPRFQFGYQANDAWRLKGAVNHYYQFLRRYYHENRYGRNFEIWTLADGEQFPVGNSTQGMLGFTFRKGDFLLDAEAYYKHSNGVLEHTTVLNEFSGPGGVANGNAFYQVSQGTGKVVGLDLLISQRWSHYSTWLAYTLSRSRRTFNELFRGASYAAQDDRPHQLQWVNEYEYQRWSLSGVYIFASGRPYLDLAVSDLANDRRERNVSSLRRIPAYHRVDVSARYTYPMEKGEVYGSLGVFNLLDRANTLYRQRIYSLPEENNRNVLLGNELQLLGRTVSVAVGVKF; the protein is encoded by the coding sequence TTGCTAATATTCAGTGCTTTACCCCTGCTAGCACAGCAGCGGGTGACGGAAAATTTTTCTGCTACACCATTAGAGGAGGTGTTTCAAGTGTTTGGGGATAAATACGGTTTGCTTCTGGCTTTTGATCCGGCTATTGTACGGGGCAAGAGCGTCAGTATTCACTTGCAAGAAGAGGAAGTCGTGCGTTCTTTTTATCAGATCTTGGCGCAATCCGGTTTGGAATACCTTACCATTAGCGAGGGGCAGATTTTGATCCGACCTAAAGTGGTTTCCGAGCTTGCGCCAGCACTTACTTACTACCAGCTAAACGGTCATATCAAGGACGAAACCACTGGCGAACCACTGGCATACGCTACTGTTTTTAGTCCTCAACTGAACAAAGGAACGGTCACAGACGAAGCGGGTAATTTTCGCTTTTCTTGTCCTGACACCATCAAGGGAGATCTTTGGTTGGAAGCCCGCTATTTGGGTTATAAACCACAACAATTAAAGGTAGGAAAAGCTACCCAGGCCGTATTTACCTTAGCTGCTTTGCCCCAGTCAATTGGGGCCGTTATCATCGTCACTGATGAGGCGGCCACCCTGGGGTTGGCCCCGGGGGAACAGGCGATGGTCATTCGGCCGAACGACAAACTCCCTAGCTTGGGTGGAGCTACCGATGTTTTGCGCAATTTACAGCTCTTGCCAGGCGTAGCGGCTTTCAATGATGGCTCCGCGGCTTTGCAAGTTCGGGGTGGCAATGCCGAAGAAAACCTCCTCCTCTGGGATGGGATGTTGCTTTACGGCGTTGATCATTTTTTCGGCGCCTTTAGTGCCGTCAACGGAGCTTTGGTGAGTTCGGTAAAGTTGTATAAAAACACTTACCCCATCAGCTACGGTGGGCGTACCTCTTCGGTGGTAGTGATGGATTCGTACCCGATGACGACAGCACATCACGCTACTCAAATAGAGTTGAGTAGTTTGCTTGCGAATGCCAGTACGCGATTGAAGCTGACCAACAACATGGAACTACAAATTGGCGGTCGATCAAGCCTCAATAACCTGGCGAAGAACGATCTTTTTGGCGTTTTGAACCAGGAGGTTGATTTAGGAAATGGCAATCTTCTGGACTTGATTGAGGAATCCCGTCAGATACAAGTGCAGCCGGCCTACCGTTTTTATGATGCCAATGTGAAATGGGCGTGGCAAGCCAGCGAAAAAACGTACTTTGATTTTAATGCTTACCGTAGTGAAGATCACTATGATTATGATTATGACCTTGCTTTTCGAACCCGCAACCAAGGGCGTTTGATTACAAATACAACCCGTTTTCGGGAAAATAGCGACTGGGCTAACGCCGCTTACAGCTTTCGCTGGCAACAAGTATGGAGTGAGTCGTGGCGTAGTGAATTGACCCTGGGCTACTCCTCTTTCAGCATTGCTGAAATTACGAGTACAGAGCTTATCCGTGAACAACTGAATGGAGACTTTTTGTTTTTGATCAACGAAAATACCAGGAACAACGATTTGGAAGGTTGGCGTTTTAATTGGAGCCACGATTACCAACTTGATGATCAGCAAAAAATAGCATTTGGGCTACAGGGGAGCCAGGAAGCAGTAAGCCTACAGATTGCTGCAAATAATACGGCTACCTTATTAGCTAATGATGGTCGTGAAGATCAGCTGGGCTTATTTGCCTCCTATCAATGGGAAAAGACAAAGTGGCTTCTGGAAGCGGGGCTACATGCCACCTATTACAGTGCGACGGCAGCAGTGTACCCCTCACCACGTTTCCAGTTTGGCTACCAGGCTAATGATGCTTGGCGACTAAAAGGTGCTGTAAATCATTACTACCAATTTTTGCGAAGGTATTACCACGAAAACCGCTATGGTCGCAACTTCGAAATTTGGACATTGGCCGATGGGGAGCAATTTCCGGTGGGGAACAGTACACAAGGAATGTTGGGTTTTACGTTTCGCAAGGGTGATTTTTTGCTAGACGCTGAAGCATATTATAAACACAGCAACGGAGTACTTGAGCACACCACTGTGCTGAATGAGTTCAGCGGGCCAGGGGGCGTGGCCAATGGCAATGCCTTTTACCAGGTTTCTCAAGGCACAGGCAAAGTGGTAGGTTTAGACCTGCTGATCAGCCAACGCTGGAGCCATTACAGTACCTGGCTGGCATATACGCTGAGTCGTTCGCGGCGCACCTTCAACGAGTTGTTTCGGGGAGCTTCCTACGCTGCCCAGGATGATCGCCCCCACCAGCTACAATGGGTCAATGAATACGAATACCAGCGCTGGTCGCTGAGCGGGGTCTATATTTTTGCCAGTGGACGCCCGTATCTGGATCTCGCTGTTTCCGACTTAGCCAACGACCGCAGAGAGCGCAATGTGAGTAGCCTGCGGCGGATACCTGCTTACCATAGGGTGGATGTATCAGCTCGCTATACCTATCCTATGGAGAAAGGTGAAGTGTATGGAAGCCTTGGGGTCTTCAATTTGCTGGATCGCGCAAACACCCTTTATCGGCAGCGCATCTATTCCCTACCAGAAGAAAATAATCGAAACGTCCTATTGGGCAATGAGCTACAGCTGTTGGGGCGGACGGTGAGTGTGGCGGTGGGGGTGAAGTTTTGA